The following is a genomic window from Xiphophorus couchianus chromosome 5, X_couchianus-1.0, whole genome shotgun sequence.
CCAAGCTGATAATGTCGGTTTTGGTTCTCCATACTTGCTCTTCTCCAGCATGTAGGATCAGTTCTGCTTTTAGCTCAAGCACGAGACCGATGTCCTGGGTCATGAGTAGTTGACTCTGCTGCGATGTTAAAAATGGACTTCTCACCTATGACTTAATGtgtattttgaaattaatgCTTTAATTACAAGATGTGAGGTTATCCCTTTAGGGCAGGAAAAATTGAATGTACTGTGCcagatttgaaatgtttttggatGCTCTTGAAGTTCACACACTGTGTTTACACATGAAGCAGAGGCTGGGCTGTTAGTTcgttttggttcattttgtgGGAGGTTAATAGATGCTCCTGTCATTTCCAGGCATTGTAAAGCAAGATCCTGTGCTTCCTGGTGACAAGCCACTCCCACCTCCTCCACCCAGAGCCAAAACTCCCATCTTTGAGGACGAGGAGAAATCCAAGGTGTGTGACGAGAGATCAAGAAGCAAAATGTATCATGGTGAAGTAGATCATTTtcgtttagtttttttttttttgggtgggggaggggggtggATATGCTCAAAACTCATAATGAACAAAAATCATTATGGCCAGGTGAAATTGAGCTCCTGAGGACTCACTATATACACattccttttcctctttctttttccattctCTTCTGCCTCATCCTGTTATTGTAGATGCTGTCCCGCCTGTTGAAGAGCACCCACCCTGATGATTTAAGAGCAGCAAACGAGCTCATCAAGGAAATGGTTCAAGAAGTGAGTGGCTCAGTTCACAAAGTGCAGGACATCAACTCGCATGTAAACGATTTTGATTTCTGTTCAAATGAAATGTCCAGTTTTCAGAAAACCTGAATCGCCGTAATTTTCCTTGTGTCgtttttatttgatgtaaaGATTAGAACTGTGTTAGAATTCAGTGGCTTTAAACtgattgctttttaatttttaaatgctaaatagGATCATTTAATTATTTGGACATATgtcctattaaaaaaataactggatttcgaaaatgtccaattaagaTGACTTGTCTTGCGTTATTTTCCCCCCAGGACCAAAAGCGAGTGGAGAAAGTTTCCAAGCGAGTGAACGCCATCCAGGAGGTGAAGGAGAGCGTGAGCTTGCTGAGCCAGCTGCTGGACGGCTACAGCAAGGAGAGCTACTCCCATAGCAACCAGGAGCTCGTTAGGGTTTGTAACTCTCAGTCATTAACAAAGTCACCTATCACGCATTaggtttttgttgatttttcttaaCGGTGTAACTACAGTAGatcagcatttttaaatgtatagaCAATTTTTGTCTCCTGTAGTTCATTATTACTGTGactccttttttaattttctgtctgAAACTTCAGTACCTGTTCATTTAAGCTCACCAGAGTTGCTCAAGATGAGAAAAATATAAGCCCCAACTTAGTATTTCACCTTTTGCCCCTTTACTCCACGATTAGAGCAATGTTACCATTTCACACGAACCAGTTCTAGCAGCACAGGGTGACATCTACTGGTTGTTCACTGGCAGCCCAGGCTGCAGTTTTTGGTGGTCCAATGCAGCCAAAGGCTTTCTTTTATATGGTTGCTTTACATTGCTTCCtatttttgttatatatttttctctttttttaagtggGGTTTTGCATGTAAGAAAAAACTGGACTGTTAACAAAGCAGCTGATGCAGTTCATAGCAGGTGTTGCTATGTACTGCATCAGTACATACACCTGCATACATACACCGTAACAACACCTGCATAATGAAGATAAAACTCCCATTTGTctagattttaaattttgtcattcTGTAAACCTGTTAAGTGTAACGTATAATTCATTTTTTCTTGTTACACTAAAAGATATTCCCTCCATTTTTTATCATATTCTGGTAGATTCTGTGCCCACTTcatttattagtaaaaacaaactaaagcgCCTTGAAAtgaattcatcttttattgtgGAACCATAGCGTCACACTAGGAAGTTGGGAAAAACCTAGCCTTTGatttggatataaaaaaaattgagttGATAAATTACTGTTTAGTGACGCTGTTTGCACATTGTGACATATTTTTGATCACAGGATCTTTACCAGCGCTGTGAGAAGATGAGACCTACACTATTCAGATTAGCGAGCGACACAGAAGACAACGACGAAGCTCTAGGTACATTTGGGTTTAAAGTTTAGCATTTGAACGCCACCGTAATGTCGCTAACATGTTTGCGCCCTGCAGCCGACATCTTGGAGGCCAACGACAGCCTGACGCAGGTCATCAATCTGTACAGGCAGCTGGTTAAGGGTGAGGAGGTGTCGAAAGACGGAACGTCTCTCGCCTCTCAACAAGGTGCGTTTGTCTTTTCAGATCTCAGAGTCATCGTTACAGTCGTGTGCAACTCTGTTCTTTTTGGTTTAAGTtgcttgtgtttatttatttttttcttctacacaCTCTAAATCAGGTGGCAGCTCAGCACTATTAGACCTGACAGGActcaacatttcagaaaacacagaaccttCCAACCCACAGGCTGCACCTCAGAGCCTGGGCTTGAGCCTCTTGGATGATGAACTCATGTCTCTTGGTAAGCAAGCTACAGATGATTTAAACCTGAGAGTTATTTAACTTTTACCACTTGCAcatcatacatttttttcctcctgctttTCAGGATTGAATGTATCAGAAAACTGTGACTCTAACATCATCTCTCAGGTGGGAATTAATACCCTCACAAACGCGCCCCAGTTATGATTTGGCATAAAAATGATTATATTCTGCAGCCTGTTGTCTCACCGCATCAAACTTTCCGTTTGTTGTCAGTCCTTAAATATTGCAGAGTCTTCGGCTCCGGCTGTAGCGCTGCAACCAGCTGTGGTGCAAACATCACAGGCTACACCAGTAGGGGGCTGCACTGCTACGCCAAGAGCAATGGAAGAGCTGGATTTGCTGGGGAAAACATTGTTACAGCAATCTCTACCTCCAGAGAGCCAGCAGGTGAAATGGTGAGTGGACATCCTGTTCAGGGTTCCTTCACGGCCTTACAACGCGAAGGTTTGTAAAATAAGACCATTGTATTCCAACGCCTAATTCATTATTCAGTTGCTTCTCACAGACTTTAAATTTTGCCCGTTTTTCTAAAAACCTATCAAACCTTTCATCAGTGTTTTTAATAGTTCCATATGTAAAGGGggatattatgtaaaattgacttgtTGAGTTTCACATTGTGGTTCAATGTAATACCCTCATCTAAAACATATCTGGAGCGCTGCTTTGATTCCTTCATTCATGTTCGAAAAATCCTTGACTCTCCACTGGCAGCCATTCTGTTTGCTTGCTATTTCAAAGCACCACCATTTCCACAAAACTCCTCCAGACTAgctgcagcaattagcaaactgcGACTCTGTTGACCTTATCATACGAACAATTTCTCAGTGAAccgttggttaaaaaaaaaaaaaacattgttaaaggctTAATAGAGAAGCATTGTTgcgacgacttcctgaaggcggagagtcttaaagagcaggagcttcttaaagagacagagacccaatttcaaggtgttaaattgcaaagtcaattttcttttaagtcatgtttgattgAAACAGCATTTTTGATTGTGCTAGAAAATGATCCTCTGTGGGGTTTGCTCGTTTGTTTTCCTCTGTAGGGATAAACTCCAGCCTCACTCTAAGGTCCCTTTGCGAGATCTCCAAGCAAAGTCTGGGGCGAGCTCCAGGCCTGCTGCTGGTCCGGGGCCGACGTCCGGCCTCCTCGTCCAGTCGGAGCAGCCTGATGGCGTCCTCCACTCCAGTCTTGGCATTGCAGACAAAAGCTCGTCATCATCTGTTGACCCCAACGACCGCATCTCATTAGCAGACGTCACAGTGCCTCTAGAGTCAATCAAACCTAGTAAGCACCAAACCTTTAATCTACAGCGGCTGCAGGAGTTATTCTGCACTTTAGAGGCTTTTATGATGGTGTAATTCAAGAAGCATGAATTTAACATCTTTAAGTCCGATTTTCTCCCTCGTAGGtggtttttacagtgaaaattTTATAGACGTTGAATTTAAAGCTTCTCAACAAACTTTCTGCTGTGACATCAGCAAAACTCGCATCAGATTTAGTTCGtcacctaaaaaaaacagctcaccATCTGCctttcttttggtttagtttttttttccaggttaaTCATTATTTACTCATAAAGTCACCGTGCACATGTCTGTAGTAACGTCACATAAGGCATAAAGCAAGAGATTACAGTTCTTTTAAATACATTGACTTGTATTTTCCTCTCTactgacatgtttttatttaaattccgAAAGTCTTTTAAGCTCTTTGTGAGAACGCTGCACAGATTTCAGGAACAATACATGGAAGTCATTTGCGAAGAGTGCTAGTGTAGACACAGAAACCGATCAggtagaaaaatacaaatatgaacAGATTCTTACCAGTAAAGTTTTCTTTCCAACTCAAATATCCATGGTGGCAACCCCTAAAACAAACCGCAACCTAATTGCTTCCAAATCCGTCAAAATGTGTCACAAGATGCTCGTCCAGTATCCACTTTTGATGTTTGTAATCAGATCAAAGCCACTTATTGCTCTCTTTTCTACTTTCTTCACAccatttacagtttgtttttctgtttcaggcaGCGTGTTACCGGTGACTGTATTCGACAAACACAGCCTAAGGGTTTTGTTCACGTTTGCATGCGACTGTC
Proteins encoded in this region:
- the LOC114144530 gene encoding ADP-ribosylation factor-binding protein GGA1-like isoform X2, with product MQALLVLETCMKNCGNKFHGEVGKFRFLNELIKVVSPKYLGSRAPELVKAKVLEMMYSWTVWYPDEAKIAEAYQMLKKQGIVKQDPVLPGDKPLPPPPPRAKTPIFEDEEKSKMLSRLLKSTHPDDLRAANELIKEMVQEDQKRVEKVSKRVNAIQEVKESVSLLSQLLDGYSKESYSHSNQELVRDLYQRCEKMRPTLFRLASDTEDNDEALADILEANDSLTQVINLYRQLVKGEEVSKDGTSLASQQGGSSALLDLTGLNISENTEPSNPQAAPQSLGLSLLDDELMSLGLNVSENCDSNIISQSLNIAESSAPAVALQPAVVQTSQATPVGGCTATPRAMEELDLLGKTLLQQSLPPESQQVKWDKLQPHSKVPLRDLQAKSGASSRPAAGPGPTSGLLVQSEQPDGVLHSSLGIADKSSSSSVDPNDRISLADVTVPLESIKPSSVLPVTVFDKHSLRVLFTFACDCPPSRPDVLVVIISMLSSAPIPVTNIRFQAAVPRVMKVKLQPPSCTDLPAFNPILPPAAITQILLLANPHKEKVRLRYKLTFNLGDKSHDESGDVDEFPPPDTWGNL
- the LOC114144530 gene encoding ADP-ribosylation factor-binding protein GGA1-like isoform X1, coding for MAAAPSDETSLQPLINKATNPLNKETDWDSIKAFCDKLDNEPDGPQLATRLLAHKIQSPQEWEAMQALLVLETCMKNCGNKFHGEVGKFRFLNELIKVVSPKYLGSRAPELVKAKVLEMMYSWTVWYPDEAKIAEAYQMLKKQGIVKQDPVLPGDKPLPPPPPRAKTPIFEDEEKSKMLSRLLKSTHPDDLRAANELIKEMVQEDQKRVEKVSKRVNAIQEVKESVSLLSQLLDGYSKESYSHSNQELVRDLYQRCEKMRPTLFRLASDTEDNDEALADILEANDSLTQVINLYRQLVKGEEVSKDGTSLASQQGGSSALLDLTGLNISENTEPSNPQAAPQSLGLSLLDDELMSLGLNVSENCDSNIISQSLNIAESSAPAVALQPAVVQTSQATPVGGCTATPRAMEELDLLGKTLLQQSLPPESQQVKWDKLQPHSKVPLRDLQAKSGASSRPAAGPGPTSGLLVQSEQPDGVLHSSLGIADKSSSSSVDPNDRISLADVTVPLESIKPSSVLPVTVFDKHSLRVLFTFACDCPPSRPDVLVVIISMLSSAPIPVTNIRFQAAVPRVMKVKLQPPSCTDLPAFNPILPPAAITQILLLANPHKEKVRLRYKLTFNLGDKSHDESGDVDEFPPPDTWGNL